One Lepus europaeus isolate LE1 chromosome 7, mLepTim1.pri, whole genome shotgun sequence DNA segment encodes these proteins:
- the LOC133763679 gene encoding olfactory receptor 4A15-like — MENRNNVTEFILLGLIQNPEGQKVLFVMFLLIYAVTVMGNLLIVVTILFSQSLGSPMYLFLANLSFIDTVYATTIAPKMIVGLFYEKKTISFQACMTQVFLDHLFAGAEVILLVEMAYDRYVAICRPLHYLTIMNRRVCVLMLLVAWTVGFFHSLVQFLFVYRLPYCGPNVIDNFICDMYPLLKLACTDTYLIGLCMIANGGAICTVTFFILLVSYGVILHSLKTHGLEGKRKALYTCASHITVVILFFVPCVFLYARPSLNLPIDKYITVVLTFITPMLNPFIYTLRNAEMKNAMRKLWSKKVTTVGSRLYFTKGT, encoded by the coding sequence ATGGAAAATAGGAACAACGTGACTGAGTTTATCCTTCTGGGGCTCATACAGAACCCAGAGGGGCAGAAAGTTCTATTTGTTATGTTTTTACTCATCTATGCTGTGACAGTTATGGGGAATCTTCTCATTGTGGTGACAATTCTGTTCAGCCAGTCCCTGGGATCCCCCATGTACCTGTTCCTGGCTAATTTATCCTTTATCGATACTGTCTACGCTACAACCATTGCTCCCAAAATGATTGTGGGCTTGTTCTATGAGAAGAAGACCATTTCCTTCCAGGCATGTATGACCCAGGTTTTTCTAGATCATTTATTTGCTGGTGCTGAAGTCATTCTTTTGGTGGAGATGGCCTATGACAGATACGTGGCCATCTGCAGACCTCTTCACTACCTGACCATCATGAATCGGCGTGTGTGTGTTCTCATGCTGCTGGTGGCCTGGACTGTAGGATTCTTCCACTCATtggttcaatttctctttgtttatcGGCTTCCTTACTGTGGCCCCAATGTTATTGATAACTTCATATGTGATATGTATCCCTTGTTGAAACTTGCCTGCACTGATACCTACCTCATTGGACTTTGCATGATAGCTAATGGAGGCGCAATTTGCACTGTCACCTTCTTCATTCTCTTAGTTTCCTATGGGGTCATATTACACTCCCTTAaaactcatggattggaagggaaACGCAAAGCTCTCTACACCTGTGCATCCCACATCACCGtggttattttattctttgtccCTTGTGTCTTCCTATACGCTAGGCCCAGTTTGAACCTTCCCATTGATAAATACATAACTGTGGTTTTAACTTTCATAACTCCCATGTTGAACCCTTTCATCTATACTCTGAGGAATGcagaaatgaaaaatgctatGAGAAAACTGTGGAGTAAAAAAGTAACCACAGTTGGAAGCAGGCTGTATTTCACTAAGGGAACATGA